The Methanocella arvoryzae MRE50 DNA window CGATGAGGCCGGCCAGCTCTACGGCATAACCCCGCTCCTCCGGGGGCAGCGTCGAGGAGGTCGCCGTCACAGCCACGACCTGATCAGGGCCCAGGGTATCCACCGCACACCTGAGGAGAAAGGTAGAGTCGACCCCGCCGGAAAATGCGACGAGGACCGAGCCCATGTCCCGGAGGATCTCCTGGAGACGGATACGCTTCGCTTCGAGGATAGTCGAGGACATAAAAAACCCTGAGAGCAGAATGAGAGAATCGAACTCCCCTAAACCGATCTGCAGTCGGTTGCATAGCCTCTCTGCCAATTCTGCCTTTATTTTGAGAACCGGGCCCTGTAAACAGTACCCGGCGATTTTAGGTAATGTTAAGAGCAGAAGGAGAGAATCGAACTCTCTTTCACTGGTCTGCAGCCAGTTGCATAGCCACTCTGCCACTTCTGCGTGTCTTAACAATTGTTAATAGGCGGGGGATAACATATAGATTGGGATTGAGGCAAAAAATGATAGAAAAAGTTAGTCGAGCTTATAGACCTTGCTGCCTTCGAAGCAGACATTACAGCCTTCGAGCTCAGTGTCTTCCTGGCGATGCAGGTCGCACAGCGAGCCGCTGGCCTTGACGATGCCGCAGATCATGCAGATGCCCGGGATGACGTCCCTGGGGGACTTCTCGTTCATGATCTCTTTAGCCAGGTTCTTGATGCCCCTGCGAATATCTTTATTGATCGGTATGCCTTTTCCGCGCTTGTCCTTGATGTACTGGGAGACGGCTGACTGAGTGATGCCCAGGCGCTCCGAAACGTCTTTCTGGGACATGCCCATCTTGACCAGCTCTTTGGAAAGCTCCGCCCGGATGGTCGGGATCACGTACCAGACAATTAGTTCACAGGGTGGCTTCATAGTATCACGGCGTTTATTAACAATTGTTATCATACCGGATTATAAATAGTTAACGATGTTAAGTTGCCGGCTGAGTCCAAAGAGACAACGGGCAATTTTAAAAAAGTTCGATAGCACCGGGCAGTGCCACCATTTCCGTAATCCTGGAGCAGCTACTTGCACTCGTCGTCGATGCATCCGAGAACCTGTACCCCATTCTCGTCGACATCGATG harbors:
- a CDS encoding transcriptional regulator; its protein translation is MKPPCELIVWYVIPTIRAELSKELVKMGMSQKDVSERLGITQSAVSQYIKDKRGKGIPINKDIRRGIKNLAKEIMNEKSPRDVIPGICMICGIVKASGSLCDLHRQEDTELEGCNVCFEGSKVYKLD